The following coding sequences lie in one Candidatus Dormiibacterota bacterium genomic window:
- the rsmD gene encoding 16S rRNA (guanine(966)-N(2))-methyltransferase RsmD — MRIIAGKFGSRSLSAPAGMATRPMADKVRGAMFDALGDVTGFVVLDVYAGSGAIGLEALSRGASSVDALETGGQAQAVILKNVSELGVAADFHLYKAGVERWLKFPEQQQPAPRYNLITADPPYDKLDVGILGQLAGFLLAGGQMVVSHSSRQPSPDVKSLELEKTKTYGDSALSFYNRSS, encoded by the coding sequence GTGAGGATAATAGCCGGTAAGTTTGGCAGCCGGAGTTTGTCGGCCCCGGCAGGCATGGCCACCAGGCCTATGGCCGACAAAGTGCGCGGTGCTATGTTTGATGCCCTGGGAGATGTTACCGGTTTTGTTGTGCTAGACGTGTATGCCGGCAGTGGGGCGATTGGATTGGAGGCTCTTAGCCGTGGCGCCAGTAGCGTGGACGCGCTAGAGACGGGTGGGCAGGCGCAGGCTGTTATTCTAAAGAACGTTTCAGAACTAGGTGTGGCGGCCGATTTTCATCTTTATAAGGCCGGAGTAGAGCGGTGGCTGAAGTTCCCGGAGCAGCAGCAGCCGGCACCGCGCTATAATCTGATTACGGCCGATCCGCCTTACGATAAGCTGGACGTCGGCATTCTGGGCCAGCTGGCAGGTTTTTTACTCGCTGGTGGGCAAATGGTCGTTTCGCACTCTAGCAGGCAGCCCTCTCCTGATGTAAAATCATTAGAGCTTGAAAAGACAAAAACTTATGGCGATTCAGCCCTGAGTTTCTACAACCGTTCAAGCTGA
- the recG gene encoding ATP-dependent DNA helicase RecG, with product MYLDRSVETLKGVGPLAVKRLARLKITTVGELLNHYPRRYDDFSNIIPIRSMRPGLVTFRAEVVAIANRRARSRRLSITEAILTDETGTVKVVWFNQPYLTRSFPPGKRVLVSGKLEFKNSDLALQSPAIEEDNGDPKHTARIVPIYPETEGLTSKQLRGFIMPLLHRARELPETLPAEILKAGKLAPFGEALTEIHAPSSRQKLEQARRRFAFEELFYVIAASLIIKSEIKTEQAPVIPLDADVAKKFTAAQDFDLTDAQRKAAWQILQDMSGERPMNRLLEGDVGSGKTAVAALAATMAMAGGLQAALMVPTEILAKQHFARLTPLLKRLGYQTVLLVGSQTAKAKQEANKQLASGTAHLTIGTHALLSEGVSFANLGLVIIDEQHRFGVSQRQTLKTKAGCLPHLLSMTATPIPRSLALTVYGDLDISVIDEMPPGRKSVATKLVEPDKRDSAYKFIDTQLARGRQMFVVCPLIEDSHVLEAKSVTAEAERLAKGPFKHRRIGVVHGRLKPAERDAVMGRFADGKLDILVATSVIEVGVDIPNASIMLVEGAERFGLAALHQLRGRIGRGTHSSYCLLFTGTEGGDAFRRLQALERTQDGFRLAQIDLELRGPGEIYGQKQHGILDLRLADLSDTKLVASVRNITADFVAEPQAMLQYPIVLERINRLKAMTSLD from the coding sequence ATGTATTTAGACCGCTCGGTAGAAACCTTGAAGGGTGTCGGGCCGCTAGCGGTAAAAAGACTTGCCCGCCTTAAAATTACAACTGTTGGCGAACTGCTGAATCACTACCCTCGCCGTTATGATGATTTTTCTAATATTATTCCAATCCGCTCAATGCGGCCGGGCCTTGTAACTTTCCGGGCCGAGGTGGTTGCCATTGCTAACCGCCGGGCGCGCAGTCGCCGGCTGTCTATTACCGAGGCAATCCTTACAGACGAGACCGGTACGGTAAAGGTTGTGTGGTTCAACCAACCGTACCTTACCCGTAGCTTCCCTCCCGGCAAGCGGGTGCTTGTTTCGGGAAAGCTGGAGTTTAAGAACAGTGACCTGGCACTGCAAAGCCCGGCTATAGAAGAAGATAATGGTGACCCAAAGCATACGGCTCGCATTGTGCCGATTTACCCTGAAACAGAAGGGCTTACCTCAAAACAGCTCAGGGGTTTTATTATGCCGCTTTTGCATCGCGCCAGAGAGCTGCCAGAGACTCTGCCCGCAGAAATCCTAAAAGCCGGTAAGCTTGCGCCATTTGGTGAGGCCTTAACCGAAATCCACGCGCCCTCTAGTCGGCAGAAATTAGAGCAGGCCCGTCGCCGCTTTGCGTTTGAAGAACTGTTCTACGTTATTGCCGCTAGCCTAATTATAAAAAGTGAAATTAAGACTGAGCAGGCTCCTGTGATACCCCTGGATGCTGACGTGGCAAAGAAGTTTACTGCCGCGCAAGACTTCGATTTAACCGATGCCCAGCGCAAGGCCGCCTGGCAGATTCTGCAGGATATGTCTGGAGAGCGGCCGATGAATCGCTTGCTAGAGGGTGATGTAGGTAGCGGTAAGACGGCTGTAGCGGCCCTGGCTGCTACCATGGCAATGGCCGGTGGGCTTCAAGCTGCTCTGATGGTGCCGACCGAAATCCTAGCCAAACAGCATTTTGCCAGGCTGACACCCCTACTAAAACGGCTGGGGTACCAGACGGTACTACTAGTAGGCAGTCAAACGGCTAAAGCCAAGCAAGAAGCAAATAAACAGTTGGCCAGCGGCACAGCTCATCTTACTATCGGTACGCATGCTCTTCTATCAGAGGGTGTTAGTTTTGCCAACCTGGGGCTGGTGATTATAGACGAGCAACATCGCTTTGGTGTGTCTCAGCGACAGACGCTTAAAACTAAAGCCGGCTGCCTGCCGCACCTTTTAAGCATGACGGCCACCCCTATACCCAGAAGCCTGGCGCTGACTGTGTATGGCGATCTGGATATTTCGGTTATAGATGAAATGCCACCGGGGCGAAAAAGTGTGGCCACTAAGCTGGTGGAACCGGATAAAAGAGACAGTGCGTATAAATTCATTGATACTCAGCTCGCCCGCGGCCGGCAGATGTTTGTAGTCTGCCCGCTGATTGAAGATTCGCATGTACTAGAGGCCAAAAGCGTAACGGCCGAGGCCGAGAGGTTGGCCAAGGGGCCATTTAAGCATCGCCGGATTGGTGTGGTGCATGGCAGGCTTAAGCCAGCGGAGCGCGATGCCGTTATGGGGCGGTTTGCAGATGGCAAGCTTGATATATTGGTGGCTACCAGTGTGATTGAGGTTGGAGTAGATATCCCCAATGCCAGCATTATGCTAGTGGAAGGTGCGGAGCGTTTTGGCCTGGCCGCTCTGCATCAGCTGCGAGGTCGTATCGGGCGCGGTACGCATAGCTCATACTGTTTGCTGTTTACGGGTACTGAGGGTGGTGACGCATTTCGCCGTTTGCAGGCACTAGAGAGGACCCAGGATGGTTTCAGACTTGCTCAGATTGATCTTGAGTTGCGCGGACCGGGGGAGATTTACGGCCAAAAGCAGCACGGCATATTAGACCTGCGCTTGGCTGATTTGAGCGATACGAAGCTGGTAGCCAGCGTGCGTAACATTACGGCCGACTTTGTGGCCGAGCCTCAGGCCATGCTACAATACCCAATAGTTTTAGAGCGCATCAATCGCTTAAAAGCGATGACATCGCTCGATTAA
- the tig gene encoding trigger factor, which translates to MSSEIIKKSETEVTLLIKVSETQLKKEHTGVINHLRAGVKAAGFRPGKAPDNIVEREVGAATVQSEVIQTAINHYYGHALEDAKIAAIGHPDIQIKKFVPYTELEFEAKVEILPAVKLPDYTKIKMAKPQVKIEDDKLQEVIEDLRRRMAKRNKVDRAAKTGDEVLFDFAGTKDGKPVEGATAKNHTLKLGSNQFIPGFEEELVGLAPKAEKTFTITFPKDYHQKELAGKPVEFAITLHEVTELALPELNDKFAAEVGPFKNVDELTKDIKDQLKVEAEQEANRQYENELLEEIVKASKLTLPQHLLSHQVDRLKSELEQRLATSGLDMQKYLKLQNKTAEEMEAELKPEAERRLALALVLREVAARENLKVSPEEIEAELTLLKQRYTDSTMQKELESEKVKEDIYNHLMTAKTVRCLVEYASK; encoded by the coding sequence ATGAGTTCTGAAATCATCAAAAAAAGCGAGACCGAAGTTACTTTGCTGATCAAAGTCAGCGAGACCCAGCTGAAAAAAGAGCATACCGGTGTCATTAACCACTTGCGCGCTGGCGTTAAGGCGGCGGGCTTTCGCCCCGGTAAAGCTCCCGACAATATCGTGGAGCGCGAGGTTGGTGCTGCCACCGTTCAGAGTGAGGTGATACAGACGGCTATTAATCACTATTATGGCCACGCCTTAGAAGATGCCAAGATTGCCGCTATCGGCCACCCGGATATTCAAATTAAAAAATTCGTACCCTACACCGAGCTGGAGTTTGAGGCCAAGGTAGAGATTCTGCCGGCTGTAAAACTGCCCGATTACACCAAGATAAAAATGGCTAAGCCCCAAGTTAAGATAGAAGACGACAAACTGCAGGAAGTGATCGAAGATCTCCGCCGCCGCATGGCCAAGCGCAATAAAGTTGATCGTGCCGCTAAAACCGGCGATGAAGTGCTGTTTGATTTTGCGGGCACCAAGGACGGCAAGCCGGTGGAGGGGGCGACCGCCAAAAACCACACCTTAAAGCTTGGCTCAAACCAGTTTATTCCTGGCTTTGAGGAGGAGCTGGTGGGTCTAGCGCCAAAAGCCGAAAAAACCTTTACCATTACTTTTCCCAAGGATTACCACCAAAAGGAGCTGGCAGGTAAGCCAGTGGAGTTTGCTATTACCCTGCACGAAGTTACAGAACTTGCCTTGCCGGAGCTTAACGATAAATTTGCTGCCGAAGTCGGCCCGTTTAAGAACGTAGACGAACTTACAAAAGACATTAAGGATCAGCTGAAGGTTGAGGCTGAGCAAGAGGCCAATCGCCAGTATGAGAATGAACTGCTAGAAGAAATCGTAAAAGCGAGCAAGCTTACCCTGCCTCAGCATTTGCTTTCGCACCAGGTGGATCGACTCAAGAGCGAGCTAGAGCAGAGATTGGCCACCAGCGGCCTGGATATGCAAAAGTACCTTAAGCTGCAGAATAAAACAGCCGAAGAGATGGAGGCCGAACTAAAGCCCGAGGCCGAGCGCCGGTTGGCATTGGCTTTAGTGCTACGCGAAGTGGCCGCTAGAGAAAACCTAAAGGTAAGCCCGGAGGAAATAGAAGCCGAGCTGACGCTACTCAAGCAGCGCTATACCGATAGCACTATGCAGAAAGAGCTGGAGAGCGAGAAGGTGAAAGAAGATATTTATAACCACTTAATGACGGCTAAAACAGTCCGCTGTTTGGTTGAATACGCCTCCAAATAA
- the tyrS gene encoding tyrosine--tRNA ligase codes for MNELISRGISEVITEAELTRALKGKKMRLKLGVDPTSPDIHLGHAVVLRKLRQFQDQGHTVIFLIGDATARVGDPSGINKTRPVLSDKEIEANAKTYLAQVGKILDLKKAEIRRNSEWLDKLDLAKLLELAGKFTVAQIIERDDFKTRLKQGVEISLHEILYPLMQAYDSVCLEADVEFGGTDQRFNMLAARNLQKKLGQRPQQIVMCPLLVGTDGVQKMSKSFGNYIGITDTPADMYGKVMSLPDALVGSYYELCTDVPMNVIKQVIADIAAGANPRDTKASLAREIVRQYHGEKEAAGAEEGFNKQFRDKQAPEDITEEKITKAAWDPAELLVGLGLASSKSEARRLISQKGVKIAGQTIDADNVKVGDGDIVQVGKRRFVKLHLS; via the coding sequence ATGAATGAACTTATTTCTCGAGGCATCAGCGAAGTCATTACAGAGGCTGAGCTGACCCGTGCCCTAAAGGGCAAAAAAATGCGATTGAAGTTGGGAGTAGACCCCACTAGCCCCGATATTCACTTGGGCCATGCCGTGGTTTTGCGAAAGCTGCGCCAATTTCAGGACCAGGGCCATACGGTTATTTTTCTAATCGGAGACGCGACTGCCAGAGTAGGGGATCCCTCCGGTATAAACAAAACCCGGCCGGTGCTTTCAGACAAAGAAATTGAAGCTAATGCCAAGACTTATCTGGCACAAGTCGGTAAAATCCTGGATCTTAAGAAGGCGGAAATACGGCGTAATAGCGAATGGCTAGATAAGCTCGACTTAGCAAAATTGCTAGAGCTGGCCGGTAAGTTTACAGTTGCCCAAATCATCGAGCGCGATGACTTTAAAACCCGCTTAAAGCAAGGAGTAGAAATCTCCCTCCATGAAATCCTCTATCCATTGATGCAGGCCTATGATTCAGTATGCCTAGAGGCCGATGTGGAGTTTGGTGGCACCGATCAGCGTTTTAATATGCTGGCCGCCCGCAATTTGCAGAAAAAACTGGGGCAGAGGCCACAGCAGATAGTAATGTGCCCCTTGCTGGTAGGTACTGATGGCGTACAGAAGATGAGCAAATCCTTTGGAAACTACATAGGGATTACCGATACGCCTGCTGATATGTACGGTAAAGTGATGAGCCTGCCAGATGCTTTGGTCGGCTCATATTATGAGCTTTGCACTGATGTTCCTATGAATGTAATTAAGCAAGTCATAGCCGATATTGCGGCGGGGGCCAATCCGCGTGATACCAAAGCCTCCCTGGCCCGCGAAATAGTCAGGCAGTATCACGGAGAGAAGGAGGCAGCAGGTGCCGAGGAAGGGTTTAATAAACAGTTCAGAGATAAACAGGCCCCCGAGGATATTACGGAAGAGAAGATTACTAAAGCTGCTTGGGACCCGGCAGAGCTGCTGGTTGGGTTGGGTCTTGCCAGCAGTAAATCGGAGGCCAGGCGCCTGATAAGCCAAAAGGGCGTTAAAATTGCAGGCCAGACTATAGACGCGGATAACGTCAAGGTAGGTGATGGTGATATCGTTCAGGTCGGCAAGCGCCGGTTCGTCAAACTGCACCTGAGCTAG
- a CDS encoding ATP-dependent Clp protease proteolytic subunit: MSDNNLRNQILIPTVIEKTAMGERAYDIYSRLLKERIIFLGSEIDETVANLVIAQLLFLESEDPKKDIELYINSPGGSVYAGMAILDTMNFIKPNVATVCVGMAMSMGAVLLAGGAKGKRSALANARIMMHQPSSAFSGTTADIEISAREALGFRERINKILAIATGQPIEKIHGDTDRDFYMGADEAKKYGLIDNIVVKRG; this comes from the coding sequence ATGTCAGACAACAACCTTAGGAATCAAATTCTAATTCCGACTGTTATAGAAAAGACTGCCATGGGCGAGAGGGCCTATGACATTTATTCTCGCCTGCTGAAAGAACGTATTATCTTCCTAGGCAGCGAGATAGATGAAACTGTTGCCAACCTTGTTATTGCCCAACTGCTTTTTTTAGAAAGCGAAGACCCCAAAAAAGATATCGAGCTCTACATTAATAGCCCGGGAGGCTCAGTGTATGCCGGTATGGCCATACTTGATACGATGAACTTCATTAAGCCCAATGTTGCAACTGTTTGCGTCGGTATGGCCATGAGTATGGGTGCAGTACTGCTTGCCGGCGGCGCCAAAGGCAAGCGCTCGGCGCTAGCTAATGCCCGCATAATGATGCACCAGCCGTCTTCAGCATTCTCTGGCACTACAGCTGATATAGAAATTTCGGCCCGTGAGGCGCTTGGGTTTAGGGAGAGGATTAATAAAATTTTAGCTATCGCCACAGGTCAGCCTATTGAAAAGATTCACGGGGATACCGACCGTGACTTTTACATGGGGGCAGATGAGGCCAAAAAATATGGCCTCATAGACAACATAGTCGTTAAGAGGGGATAA